In Ignavibacteriota bacterium, one genomic interval encodes:
- a CDS encoding MEDS domain-containing protein yields the protein MNSTAVNSSSGLVEAIQHLDVHDHLCLIYETQEEQFNAIIPFIQTGLERNEKCIYIADDNTADIVLQAMKNHGIDVPVATASGQLLVANKQAAYLKHGFFDPDWMIQFLKESTTLALQEGYSALRVTGEMTWVLGGEKGVERLIEYEAKLNYFFPDHKTLAICQYNLKRFRPELLKQVIETHPKVVVGGWVCKNFYYVPPDEFLHPEHPSREIRRLLDNIIAREAFEKTLQSNKRELENINAQLREENKKRIETELELRKTTELLEKIFSTTHLLIAYLDTSFNFLKVNRAYAETDNNVPEFYVGKNHFDLFPNEENKVIFTKVVQTGIPHYATAKTFEYAYHPERGVSHWDWSLLPVLDPNGVVTNVVLVLLNVTERIRAEEALGKSAEELRAFFNQSIDGCFFMMVDEPVRWDTTVDKEKALDYIFAHQRITQINDAMLEQYGATREQFLRLSPNDLFKHDIAYGRKLWRQFFDAGKIRLESDERKLNGTQMWIEGEYIALYDSEGRITGQFGIQRDITERKRIEDAIRKSEARYRQTLDCMLEGCMLIGFDWTYLYVNEIAAYHGHQKQEDLIGKTMLEMYPGVEHSEIFTHYRRCMEERIPQHFESSFIFPNGRTNWYELSVVPVPEGIFVLSLDITERKQAEELLHQSEEKYRDIVTWAPIGIYQSTVDGKFITANACLAKMLGYDSIGELMEQRLPIDVYLHESDRKTFLARYDHSESDSVAHLEVLWKKKDGTPIWVSLTAHAVRDEHNKTRLYEGFVQDISERKTMEDERKNLEAQLVQTQKLEAIGTLASGIAHDFNNILGIILGYNSLLRNASPSHESIEKSTAVIEGAVQRGAGLVKQILTFARQSETHFGPLDINIISKEISKMLAETFPKTIVISLELEKDLPTIHADPTQVHQVLLNICVNARDAMSSSGMLTIKTTRVHSREMTRYFQTVPEGTYLLLSISDTGCGMSEETKSRIFEPFFTTKEKGKGTGLGLSVVYGIVKSHNGFVRVESTLGKGTTFFLYFPVPKKNEEQRCETRNANDTIVGGTETILLVEDELTLSELTKAFLEMYGYVVLTAKDGDEAIELYRQRSGSIDIVITDMGLPKLTGLEVLIEMKKINPEMKLIFASGYIEPELKSLMFRSGAKLFLFKPYQPGEILQAVRNILDSH from the coding sequence ATGAATAGCACCGCAGTCAATTCATCTTCAGGTCTCGTTGAAGCAATTCAGCATCTTGATGTTCACGACCATTTGTGTCTCATCTATGAAACACAGGAAGAACAATTCAACGCCATAATCCCTTTCATTCAAACCGGGCTGGAACGCAATGAGAAGTGTATTTACATTGCCGATGATAACACTGCCGATATTGTCCTTCAGGCAATGAAGAATCATGGGATTGATGTTCCAGTCGCAACTGCATCCGGGCAACTTCTTGTCGCTAATAAACAGGCGGCATATTTGAAGCATGGATTTTTTGACCCTGACTGGATGATACAGTTTTTGAAAGAGAGTACAACCCTTGCGTTACAAGAAGGCTATTCGGCGTTGAGAGTTACCGGTGAAATGACATGGGTACTCGGAGGCGAAAAGGGCGTGGAGCGGTTGATTGAATACGAAGCAAAATTGAATTACTTTTTCCCTGACCACAAAACTCTTGCAATTTGCCAGTACAACTTGAAACGATTTCGACCTGAATTATTAAAGCAAGTAATTGAAACACATCCCAAGGTTGTTGTCGGCGGTTGGGTGTGCAAGAATTTTTACTATGTCCCGCCCGATGAATTTCTCCATCCCGAACATCCATCGCGGGAAATACGGAGATTGTTAGATAATATTATTGCGCGGGAAGCGTTCGAGAAAACCTTGCAGAGCAACAAGCGCGAATTGGAAAACATTAACGCCCAACTACGAGAGGAAAACAAAAAACGCATCGAGACAGAACTTGAATTACGAAAAACTACGGAGTTGCTTGAGAAAATCTTCTCGACAACTCATCTTTTGATTGCCTACTTAGATACAAGTTTCAATTTTCTCAAAGTCAACCGTGCGTATGCTGAGACGGATAACAACGTCCCGGAATTCTATGTTGGAAAAAATCATTTTGATTTGTTTCCGAATGAGGAAAACAAAGTAATTTTTACAAAAGTGGTACAAACAGGAATTCCACATTATGCAACGGCAAAAACGTTCGAATATGCTTACCATCCGGAACGCGGGGTGTCTCATTGGGATTGGAGTTTACTCCCGGTGTTGGACCCGAACGGAGTTGTCACAAATGTTGTCCTTGTATTGTTGAATGTAACCGAACGAATCCGTGCAGAAGAAGCGCTTGGGAAAAGCGCGGAAGAACTGCGGGCATTTTTCAACCAATCAATTGACGGTTGTTTCTTCATGATGGTAGACGAGCCTGTTCGCTGGGATACTACCGTGGATAAAGAAAAAGCATTGGATTATATTTTCGCTCATCAACGTATCACTCAAATCAACGATGCTATGCTGGAACAATATGGCGCAACACGCGAACAATTTCTACGCCTCTCACCAAATGATTTATTCAAACATGACATTGCTTATGGAAGAAAACTTTGGCGTCAATTTTTTGATGCAGGAAAAATTCGTCTCGAAAGCGATGAACGTAAACTAAATGGAACACAAATGTGGATTGAAGGCGAATATATCGCTCTGTATGATTCCGAAGGAAGAATTACAGGTCAGTTTGGCATTCAACGCGACATCACTGAGCGAAAACGTATCGAAGATGCAATCCGCAAATCGGAGGCGCGCTACCGACAAACATTAGACTGCATGTTAGAGGGTTGCATGCTTATCGGATTTGACTGGACATATTTATATGTGAATGAGATAGCCGCATACCATGGTCATCAAAAACAGGAAGACCTTATCGGGAAAACGATGCTTGAGATGTACCCCGGAGTGGAACACTCTGAAATTTTTACTCATTATCGCCGTTGCATGGAAGAGCGCATTCCTCAACATTTTGAATCGAGTTTCATTTTTCCAAATGGAAGAACAAACTGGTATGAACTGAGCGTTGTTCCCGTCCCCGAAGGAATTTTTGTTCTTTCTCTGGACATTACCGAACGCAAACAAGCGGAAGAATTACTTCACCAGAGTGAAGAAAAATACAGAGACATTGTAACATGGGCTCCCATCGGCATCTATCAATCAACAGTGGACGGAAAATTTATCACCGCCAATGCATGTCTCGCGAAAATGTTAGGCTACGATTCAATCGGGGAATTGATGGAACAACGACTGCCAATAGATGTGTATCTTCATGAATCAGACAGGAAAACTTTTCTTGCACGTTACGACCACTCCGAGAGCGACTCTGTTGCTCACCTTGAAGTTCTGTGGAAAAAGAAAGACGGAACACCGATTTGGGTATCGTTAACCGCACATGCAGTTCGGGACGAACATAACAAAACACGTCTGTACGAAGGATTCGTACAGGACATCAGCGAACGAAAAACGATGGAAGACGAACGAAAAAATTTGGAGGCACAACTCGTCCAGACGCAAAAGTTAGAAGCAATCGGTACACTTGCAAGCGGTATCGCTCACGATTTCAATAATATTCTCGGTATCATTCTTGGATATAATAGTTTACTGAGAAATGCTTCACCCTCGCACGAGTCGATTGAAAAATCAACCGCGGTCATTGAAGGAGCAGTACAACGAGGAGCCGGATTAGTAAAACAAATTCTCACCTTTGCACGGCAGAGCGAGACTCATTTCGGTCCGTTGGATATCAATATCATTTCCAAAGAGATTTCGAAAATGCTGGCAGAAACATTTCCGAAAACGATTGTCATCAGTCTCGAACTCGAAAAAGACCTTCCCACCATCCATGCAGACCCGACACAGGTTCACCAGGTATTGCTGAACATTTGCGTAAATGCCCGCGACGCAATGTCGAGTAGCGGAATGCTGACAATAAAAACAACACGGGTACATTCAAGAGAGATGACACGATATTTCCAAACCGTGCCTGAAGGAACGTACCTTCTTCTGTCTATTTCAGATACCGGTTGCGGGATGAGCGAAGAAACAAAGAGCAGAATCTTCGAGCCGTTCTTCACAACGAAAGAAAAAGGAAAAGGAACCGGACTCGGGCTTTCCGTTGTGTACGGTATTGTGAAAAGCCACAACGGATTTGTCCGGGTTGAAAGTACGTTGGGAAAAGGAACCACATTCTTTTTATATTTTCCGGTGCCGAAAAAAAATGAAGAGCAACGATGTGAAACAAGGAACGCCAATGATACAATCGTCGGTGGAACAGAAACCATATTATTGGTTGAGGACGAACTGACACTCTCCGAACTGACAAAAGCATTTCTCGAAATGTACGGGTACGTCGTACTTACCGCGAAGGATGGTGATGAAGCAATCGAATTGTACCGGCAACGTTCCGGGAGTATTGATATTGTCATCACCGATATGGGCTTGCCGAAACTGACCGGCTTGGAAGTTCTGATTGAAATGAAAAAAATCAACCCGGAAATGAAATTGATTTTTGCAAGCGGCTATATCGAGCCGGAATTGAAATCGCTGATGTTCCGCTCCGGCGCGAAACTCTTTCTTTTCAAACCATACCAGCCGGGTGAGATACTCCAAGCCGTCCGGAACATTCTTGATTCACATTAA